One genomic segment of Paenibacillus xylanexedens includes these proteins:
- a CDS encoding S-layer homology domain-containing protein — MRKPLKKSLALLLMLSMVGPTFAEKSFAADQKIQFSDIKGHWAEANIQAWGDEGLIRGYLDHSFKPNTYITRAEFMNLVNGAFGYSGQAKITFNDVSESAWYYEAISIANANGYIDGYTDGTMKPQDPITRQEAAKVIAGILNLEFNETAANVFSDSSSIAAWSKGAVGGAAAAKIISGYADGTFKPLNSITRAEAVSALVKAVETDATTAAKPAKPKGTATVLNVNPPADEARLSAVKHGANAGDDTLKNIAETNPFIDILDGFDQVWSMNQADWRDGTAATKIGADGKNAKYGDGPSPYFDGFKNDPTVAVADQKTYANEEIRNKATWEANIKYVEKVTQNRTAEETLAAYYDDQRDKIYSVMEGFGPLANTYVDIIKPKTNVERTVDEMNVVLTEETVEDESQGIGDWEAKTELADVVHLVDLVRFKIPASSNPSKYFYSSPRPWRMNSNGEVKEVVDSKGLPVWETLGEGEKKEVPLASGGTKSTGEKHYQQYETNVKLIPALTYVKRIAEDGRGKDGGFPSGHTSAAYLSVFPLAYATPERFTELLTRAAQLGENRIVTGMHSPLDVIGGRIQSTAMAAYALNKAENKDVLEKGYKNAGEVFGAAAKENNMSLYEYAHTVTEDYTFKSAYDEHKWEDHDANKAFYREKMTYGLPQTGTKGLAPVVPQGAEALLETRQPYLTDEQRRQVMYTTSIDSGYPVLDESKGWGRIDLVTAADGYGAFLNNVTVDMDASKGRFNAEDWWRNDITGSGMLTKKGTGTLTLTGKNSYTGGTLLQAGTQVAESATAFGTGDLYVENGTVVVDVDGALNLNRNFTMDNGTLELVVADNNSQLNVGRKLYIDGGSLILDLSNHKIEGSKDITLITANGITGEFDSVTADGYDVTVTYENGRVIAHVVAK, encoded by the coding sequence ATGAGAAAACCACTTAAAAAGTCACTGGCATTACTTCTAATGTTGTCTATGGTAGGTCCGACATTTGCAGAGAAGAGTTTTGCAGCCGATCAGAAGATTCAGTTCTCTGATATTAAGGGACATTGGGCGGAAGCAAATATTCAAGCATGGGGTGATGAAGGATTAATTCGAGGTTACCTGGATCATTCATTTAAACCAAATACGTATATTACCAGAGCAGAATTTATGAATTTGGTAAACGGTGCTTTTGGATATTCCGGACAAGCTAAAATTACCTTTAACGATGTGTCTGAGAGTGCATGGTATTACGAAGCAATTTCTATTGCAAATGCGAATGGATATATAGATGGATACACCGATGGCACAATGAAGCCGCAAGATCCGATCACCCGTCAAGAAGCAGCTAAAGTGATCGCTGGCATTTTGAATCTGGAGTTCAATGAAACAGCAGCGAATGTATTTAGCGATTCATCGTCTATTGCGGCGTGGAGCAAGGGAGCTGTAGGTGGAGCGGCAGCAGCGAAAATTATCTCTGGTTATGCAGATGGAACCTTCAAACCGCTTAATTCCATTACTCGTGCCGAAGCGGTGTCTGCGCTCGTTAAGGCTGTGGAAACAGATGCTACTACAGCTGCCAAACCAGCTAAGCCAAAGGGAACGGCAACCGTACTGAATGTTAATCCCCCAGCAGATGAAGCTCGGTTATCCGCCGTGAAGCACGGAGCCAATGCCGGAGACGACACCTTGAAAAATATTGCGGAAACCAATCCGTTTATTGATATTTTGGACGGTTTTGATCAAGTATGGTCCATGAACCAAGCGGATTGGAGAGATGGAACAGCGGCAACTAAAATTGGAGCTGACGGAAAAAACGCAAAGTATGGAGATGGACCGTCCCCATATTTTGACGGCTTTAAAAACGATCCAACCGTAGCTGTCGCTGATCAGAAAACATATGCAAATGAAGAGATCCGAAACAAAGCGACTTGGGAAGCCAATATCAAATATGTAGAAAAGGTCACGCAAAATCGCACGGCTGAAGAGACATTGGCAGCCTATTATGATGACCAAAGAGATAAGATCTATAGCGTGATGGAGGGCTTTGGTCCGTTGGCTAACACGTATGTAGATATCATCAAGCCAAAGACAAACGTTGAACGAACGGTGGACGAGATGAATGTGGTATTGACCGAAGAAACAGTGGAAGATGAAAGCCAAGGCATTGGAGATTGGGAAGCAAAGACGGAACTTGCAGACGTGGTCCATTTAGTTGATCTGGTTCGATTCAAAATTCCTGCCTCATCTAATCCCTCTAAATATTTCTACTCTTCCCCTAGACCGTGGAGAATGAATTCCAATGGAGAAGTGAAAGAAGTTGTTGACAGCAAAGGACTGCCTGTATGGGAAACCTTGGGCGAAGGTGAGAAAAAAGAAGTACCTTTGGCTTCAGGCGGCACCAAATCAACAGGAGAAAAACATTATCAGCAATACGAAACCAACGTTAAGCTTATTCCTGCGTTAACTTATGTCAAACGAATCGCTGAGGATGGAAGAGGAAAAGATGGCGGATTTCCGAGCGGACATACCAGTGCAGCTTACTTATCCGTATTTCCTTTGGCATACGCTACACCAGAACGATTCACTGAATTGTTAACGAGAGCAGCTCAGTTGGGCGAGAATCGAATCGTAACGGGGATGCACTCACCGCTTGATGTTATAGGAGGAAGAATACAATCCACAGCCATGGCTGCATATGCACTTAATAAGGCTGAGAATAAAGATGTGTTAGAGAAAGGCTATAAGAATGCAGGAGAAGTATTTGGAGCTGCAGCCAAGGAAAACAATATGAGTCTGTATGAGTATGCACACACCGTAACAGAGGATTACACGTTCAAGAGTGCTTACGATGAACACAAATGGGAAGATCACGATGCCAATAAAGCCTTCTATAGAGAAAAGATGACTTACGGTCTACCACAAACCGGAACCAAAGGTTTGGCTCCAGTTGTACCGCAAGGAGCAGAAGCCCTGTTAGAAACACGTCAACCGTATTTAACAGATGAGCAACGCAGACAAGTAATGTATACAACATCCATTGACTCTGGATATCCTGTACTGGATGAATCCAAGGGCTGGGGTAGAATTGATCTGGTCACGGCTGCGGATGGATACGGTGCATTCTTGAACAATGTAACTGTGGATATGGATGCTTCCAAAGGGCGCTTCAATGCAGAAGACTGGTGGAGAAATGATATCACCGGTAGTGGAATGCTCACGAAAAAGGGGACAGGCACCCTTACATTGACAGGGAAAAATAGCTACACTGGCGGAACATTGCTGCAAGCAGGAACGCAGGTAGCTGAATCTGCAACTGCTTTTGGTACAGGTGATCTGTATGTAGAAAATGGAACAGTTGTCGTTGATGTCGACGGAGCACTCAACTTAAATAGAAACTTTACCATGGATAACGGTACGTTGGAATTGGTAGTGGCTGACAACAACAGTCAGCTGAATGTAGGCAGAAAACTCTATATTGATGGAGGAAGTCTCATACTCGACTTGTCCAACCATAAGATTGAAGGTTCCAAAGATATTACGTTAATCACGGCTAATGGAATTACAGGTGAATTCGACAGTGTAACGGCAGATGGTTATGACGTGACTGTCACGTACGAAAATGGCCGCGTCATTGCACATGTTGTAGCCAAATAA
- a CDS encoding S8 family serine peptidase: MRSLKRVFLLFLTFSILLGNFEVAIGFAASEGGNGNTSIPVTTQNSQEDTSTDPEVGSVPIDEVDSDITNEGEIPEKEEEEVVDETVPLPEEPVQVNSPKNDVSDVLNNISVMGNVHNNKPRSKFLVRLKKEFSVQLPSVTESVYKESADQKSMKIQGLMSEEPSSSTSDIEYKLDLYNVKSLESVNSLSMELNTEEVNLLLSDPKIESIEEDKPIEIAADNVTEVEDKSVKESAQTIPWGIHSTGAYMLQSKKGTGDRVVKVAVFDTGVVDHQDLNIAGGVSFDESSTSYTDDKGHGTHIAGTIAAIDNGIGVVGISPSTELYAVKVIDGTGNGYTSSVIQGIEWAINNNINIINMSFVSSQYSEALHEEILRAKEAGIIIVAAAGNSGLGEDTIKYPAKYPEVVAVGAVDYSYHRADFSSTGSELDLVAPGFGIISTTMDGAYGVSSGTSNAAAHVTGAASLLWSHNPSWTGEEIVQRLYETVTPLEDTHETGRGLLNVAKAANVIEGSIAPLSEENLSGLNTVIPVEPEGEITTASYDLKNNGATIEPGEAVTVSLKLEGDQNGSNPHRQIIVEVSAASNPNNIIASQTISNPSLNVDIPYTWRTSASTPTGTYYIKYRYPGVTSGKFDDTFIINVAQQGSGQDTYEPNNTILTAKTVNPGNSYISYISSSSDIDYYKLTADKDGQISITLDIPSSVDYEMDIYNESGIQVGESSNGTGITEHIDFEVTATKSYYIKITGFSGQFSTSPYTLTLSNITGQAFKAPTGLEAVPYATSIKLSWNTMPGATSYVVRLDGKEVGTVNTSSYTFSSLEPLKAYKLEVAAVYAGGKSSFASIQSSTTIPELFVAKPEDIDQPAGRDQVYSFTPATTGVYRIRTSAYQGSGPEVDTELSIYSSLQLTKQMASNDDANDSVFSEITISLVGGQTYYVKVNGFDTTPLRARITADVVSSSIPYIYLNQPQDINEQAGNSNVYVFIPASNGKFRIATSRYNGSASSKINDTELNVFSDADMLTPITNGYNDDKGDSVYSEVIVNLSAGTPYYIRVNEANKRKVFARLQVTAAGQTGFDSLKLGEATSLSRPSGEEAYLQFTPSTTGKYRFFTSYYPGSNEVNDTDIALYSDPEMERLLDSNDDVKGYRPYGDLFSKLEVTLNAGTTYYMAVGSYGSAQGLRAQLTVESMAHSTRETAQLIPFGESVNQDRAGNSLSISSLYDVDYYKFELSTPEELSIALSEGEGILEDDSGFTVSVSGSESTQVVELYPGTYYLKVKSGQFKNTFNPYLYDLAVDINKVEYLNWVDGEEVVAMRMAKASAKDDLYLDATPGSNSSATINYRVKNPTQQLYFEVRTIGKNQLVYSDFVKGNFKKGQDVAVVWKGQVITFNKDKAEFSRHAVISGKDTYWAKSSTYIVTISSYNERDRSKKDIQVVRVYVNNDSKLKLNWIPVPPKKYKNSNNLIKAGETKCLECRDYFSRYVYIPNTKPYETQYGAWFSDIYGKTGIQKFWAGAEKLATCKNLKGSELVHCTIQNLGMIPILGEPFDGIDGVIYLIEGNVAEALWSAGSMIPFAGNGITGFRTVKRVYNNTCGCMPEGTLIKTKNGEIPIEKIKIGDLVLAKDTDKGIQSYKPVEQLFNTTAEEIFTLQIGKISLRSTGDHPFWIKNRGWVPVHELAIGDQVELQDGSLERINSIEFKYESVKVYNFTVSDFHTYYVSEAGILTHNLQKECDISNYINLKTKTTGEKGSSNGDKLAKEIEKSTGMKRPKDWDAHHIVPVGCTKSACVKLQKIFKELNIDLNSSANGVYLPKDKGKATTIIDGTTMATHNGGHATSYYEFVLRRIEPISDDVDEVVKQLEWIRGELMSGRLRIGNLGKNGEPYAP, translated from the coding sequence TTGAGAAGTCTAAAACGTGTATTTTTATTATTTTTAACATTTTCAATTCTGCTTGGAAATTTTGAAGTTGCAATAGGTTTTGCTGCTTCAGAAGGTGGTAATGGGAACACTTCAATTCCAGTAACTACGCAGAACTCGCAAGAAGACACATCAACTGACCCAGAAGTGGGTTCTGTACCGATTGACGAAGTGGATAGTGATATAACCAATGAGGGGGAAATACCAGAGAAGGAGGAAGAAGAAGTTGTTGATGAAACTGTCCCACTTCCTGAAGAACCAGTTCAAGTAAATTCTCCAAAAAATGATGTAAGCGATGTTTTAAACAATATTAGCGTTATGGGAAATGTACATAATAATAAGCCTCGTTCTAAATTTTTGGTTCGGCTTAAAAAGGAATTTTCGGTTCAGCTTCCTTCAGTAACTGAAAGCGTTTATAAAGAGTCGGCAGACCAGAAGAGCATGAAAATTCAAGGTTTAATGTCAGAAGAACCGTCAAGCTCGACTAGTGACATCGAATACAAACTTGACCTATATAATGTGAAAAGTTTGGAAAGTGTAAACTCTTTATCTATGGAGCTGAATACTGAAGAAGTTAATCTCCTTTTATCTGACCCTAAAATAGAGTCAATAGAAGAGGACAAACCGATTGAGATTGCAGCTGACAATGTAACAGAAGTAGAAGACAAATCAGTAAAAGAGAGTGCGCAAACCATCCCTTGGGGAATTCATTCAACAGGTGCGTACATGCTTCAGTCCAAAAAGGGTACTGGTGATCGTGTTGTTAAGGTAGCGGTATTTGATACCGGAGTTGTAGATCATCAAGATCTTAATATTGCTGGAGGGGTAAGTTTTGATGAATCATCGACCAGCTATACAGATGACAAAGGACACGGTACACATATAGCAGGTACGATCGCAGCAATCGACAATGGAATCGGAGTAGTGGGTATCTCTCCATCCACAGAGCTATATGCAGTTAAAGTGATTGATGGTACAGGTAATGGTTACACAAGTTCGGTCATCCAGGGTATAGAGTGGGCGATCAATAATAACATTAATATTATCAACATGAGTTTTGTATCGTCCCAATATAGTGAAGCTTTACATGAAGAAATTTTGAGAGCGAAAGAAGCCGGAATCATCATTGTGGCTGCAGCGGGTAACAGCGGTTTAGGAGAAGATACAATTAAATATCCTGCTAAGTATCCTGAAGTGGTTGCAGTAGGTGCTGTTGATTATTCGTATCATAGAGCGGACTTTTCAAGCACTGGTAGTGAACTGGACTTGGTTGCTCCCGGATTCGGCATTATTAGTACTACGATGGATGGTGCATACGGAGTTTCTTCAGGAACCTCCAACGCAGCTGCACATGTGACTGGTGCTGCATCATTGTTATGGAGCCATAATCCTTCTTGGACTGGTGAGGAAATAGTTCAAAGGCTATATGAAACTGTCACACCTTTAGAAGATACTCATGAAACTGGCCGTGGGCTTCTGAATGTGGCTAAAGCAGCCAATGTCATTGAAGGTTCAATTGCACCTCTCTCGGAAGAAAACTTATCTGGATTGAATACGGTGATTCCAGTTGAACCGGAAGGTGAGATTACAACAGCTTCGTATGATTTGAAAAATAACGGCGCTACAATCGAGCCAGGAGAGGCAGTCACCGTTTCACTTAAGCTAGAGGGTGACCAGAATGGTAGTAACCCTCATAGACAAATTATTGTTGAGGTATCTGCTGCCTCTAACCCAAATAATATTATTGCTTCACAGACGATATCCAATCCAAGCTTAAATGTAGACATACCTTATACTTGGCGTACGTCTGCTTCAACTCCAACCGGAACTTATTATATCAAGTATCGCTATCCGGGTGTAACTTCGGGTAAGTTTGATGACACATTTATCATTAATGTTGCACAACAAGGATCAGGGCAAGATACGTATGAACCCAATAATACAATTCTTACAGCCAAAACTGTTAATCCAGGAAATAGCTATATTTCATACATCTCTTCAAGTAGTGATATTGACTATTACAAATTGACAGCTGATAAGGACGGACAGATCTCAATAACATTAGATATACCTTCTTCTGTAGACTATGAGATGGATATCTATAACGAGTCGGGGATTCAGGTAGGTGAATCTTCTAATGGAACTGGCATCACTGAACATATTGATTTTGAAGTGACGGCTACCAAATCATATTACATTAAGATTACTGGTTTCAGTGGTCAGTTCAGTACATCACCATATACACTTACGCTAAGCAATATAACAGGACAAGCATTCAAAGCGCCGACAGGGCTTGAGGCAGTGCCTTATGCAACAAGTATTAAGCTCTCTTGGAACACCATGCCAGGTGCCACATCTTATGTAGTAAGACTGGATGGAAAAGAAGTAGGAACAGTTAATACATCTTCATATACTTTCAGCAGTCTTGAGCCCTTAAAAGCGTATAAACTTGAAGTGGCAGCAGTATATGCAGGAGGCAAAAGCTCATTTGCTTCGATTCAGTCATCAACAACTATTCCTGAACTATTCGTAGCAAAGCCGGAAGATATAGATCAGCCTGCGGGTAGAGATCAAGTATATAGTTTTACACCAGCTACTACAGGGGTATATCGTATCCGTACGAGTGCATATCAAGGATCAGGCCCTGAAGTCGATACTGAGTTGTCTATTTATTCAAGCCTTCAGCTTACGAAGCAAATGGCTTCCAATGATGATGCCAATGATTCGGTGTTTTCAGAGATAACTATTAGTCTTGTTGGTGGGCAGACCTATTATGTGAAAGTAAATGGTTTTGATACGACACCGTTACGGGCAAGAATAACAGCTGATGTTGTTAGTTCAAGTATTCCTTATATTTATCTAAACCAACCTCAGGATATTAATGAACAAGCAGGTAATAGCAATGTGTATGTATTTATCCCTGCGAGTAACGGTAAATTTAGAATTGCTACAAGCAGGTATAATGGCAGTGCCAGTTCCAAAATTAATGATACAGAATTAAATGTGTTCTCCGACGCAGATATGCTGACACCGATTACCAACGGTTACAATGATGACAAGGGAGACTCTGTATACTCGGAAGTCATTGTTAATCTCAGTGCGGGTACACCGTATTATATCCGAGTGAACGAAGCGAATAAAAGAAAGGTATTTGCCAGACTCCAGGTTACTGCTGCAGGGCAGACCGGGTTTGACTCTCTGAAACTTGGTGAAGCAACAAGTCTGTCCAGACCGAGTGGTGAGGAAGCATACCTTCAGTTTACTCCGTCCACAACGGGCAAATATCGTTTCTTCACATCATATTACCCTGGCAGTAATGAAGTGAATGATACTGACATTGCCTTGTATAGTGATCCAGAGATGGAACGACTTTTGGATTCAAACGATGACGTGAAAGGATATAGACCTTATGGAGATTTGTTCTCCAAGCTAGAAGTCACTTTAAATGCTGGTACCACGTATTATATGGCTGTAGGCAGTTATGGTTCTGCACAAGGTTTGCGTGCGCAGCTTACAGTAGAGAGTATGGCGCATAGTACAAGGGAAACTGCGCAACTCATTCCATTTGGAGAGAGTGTTAATCAGGATCGAGCAGGAAATTCCTTGTCAATTTCTTCGCTTTATGATGTAGATTATTACAAATTTGAGTTGAGTACTCCTGAGGAACTTAGTATTGCATTGTCTGAAGGCGAAGGGATTTTGGAGGATGATAGTGGATTTACTGTAAGTGTGTCTGGCTCAGAGTCTACGCAGGTCGTTGAACTTTATCCAGGAACGTATTACCTTAAGGTAAAGTCTGGACAATTCAAAAATACATTTAACCCGTATCTATACGATCTGGCTGTTGATATTAATAAAGTTGAATATCTGAACTGGGTCGACGGTGAAGAAGTAGTAGCAATGCGTATGGCTAAAGCAAGCGCTAAAGATGACCTTTATTTAGATGCAACCCCAGGATCCAACAGCTCAGCAACCATAAATTATCGTGTGAAAAATCCAACTCAACAATTGTATTTTGAGGTTCGAACTATTGGTAAGAACCAGCTTGTATATAGTGATTTTGTAAAAGGTAATTTCAAAAAGGGTCAGGATGTTGCAGTTGTATGGAAAGGACAGGTAATCACTTTCAATAAAGATAAAGCAGAGTTCTCCAGACATGCTGTTATCTCAGGCAAGGATACTTACTGGGCGAAAAGTTCAACATACATTGTCACCATCTCTAGTTATAATGAAAGAGACAGGAGTAAGAAAGATATACAAGTGGTGAGAGTCTACGTCAATAATGATAGTAAACTTAAATTAAACTGGATACCGGTTCCGCCAAAGAAGTATAAAAATAGTAATAATCTTATTAAAGCAGGAGAGACCAAATGTTTGGAATGTAGAGATTACTTTTCTAGGTATGTATACATTCCCAACACTAAACCTTACGAAACTCAATATGGTGCATGGTTCTCAGATATTTATGGGAAAACTGGAATACAAAAATTCTGGGCAGGGGCAGAAAAACTCGCAACCTGTAAAAATCTAAAAGGATCAGAACTAGTACACTGTACTATACAAAATTTAGGTATGATTCCTATATTAGGTGAACCGTTTGACGGTATTGATGGAGTAATCTACCTAATAGAAGGTAACGTTGCTGAAGCTTTATGGTCTGCAGGATCAATGATTCCATTTGCAGGGAATGGAATAACAGGATTCAGGACTGTTAAGAGGGTATACAACAATACTTGTGGTTGTATGCCAGAAGGAACCTTGATCAAGACGAAGAATGGTGAAATTCCTATTGAGAAAATTAAAATAGGAGATCTTGTTCTTGCTAAGGATACTGATAAAGGCATACAGTCTTACAAACCTGTAGAGCAGTTGTTTAATACAACGGCAGAGGAAATTTTCACACTGCAGATTGGTAAAATAAGTCTTAGATCAACAGGAGATCACCCGTTCTGGATAAAAAATCGGGGTTGGGTACCAGTTCATGAGTTGGCTATTGGCGATCAGGTTGAACTTCAAGATGGTTCTCTAGAACGTATTAATTCCATTGAATTTAAATATGAGTCTGTAAAAGTTTATAATTTTACAGTTAGTGATTTCCACACCTACTATGTGTCTGAAGCGGGAATTCTAACTCACAACCTTCAAAAGGAATGTGATATCAGCAATTATATAAACCTAAAGACCAAAACTACTGGAGAAAAGGGTAGTAGCAATGGTGATAAGCTGGCTAAGGAGATTGAGAAATCCACGGGTATGAAGAGACCTAAGGACTGGGATGCGCATCATATAGTCCCGGTTGGTTGTACTAAATCAGCTTGTGTGAAATTGCAAAAAATATTTAAAGAATTGAACATTGATCTGAATTCTTCTGCCAATGGAGTATATTTGCCTAAAGACAAAGGAAAAGCAACCACAATTATTGATGGAACAACAATGGCGACACACAACGGAGGACATGCAACGAGTTACTACGAGTTTGTTCTAAGAAGAATTGAACCTATAAGTGACGATGTAGATGAAGTAGTAAAACAACTTGAATGGATTCGTGGAGAACTTATGTCAGGAAGGTTAAGAATAGGTAATCTTGGTAAAAATGGGGAACCTTATGCTCCCTGA
- a CDS encoding imm11 family protein — MYDLINNDNCMELQILDWDHELASRFNGESKKKNWTPTKIKTLYKKKYNDFPRIIIGKPAMNANVKKVFEPFVSDEVEFLPLAHDELELYVLNVTNILDCVDWERSDVRRKSDGSWAGFDKVVFDFSKIPHGTYMFKIKETATVEVYVTDLFKKVVDEHKFKGLNFSVVYDSEFTQEKEEEQQRLYDAALEEIELNKGQEYCYDDARELVDQGEAMASGPWKMQLNQHGQFLQGELLKDLSYQWMIPAYIPPVLLLKSWHKVKKSEI, encoded by the coding sequence GTGTATGATTTGATAAACAACGATAACTGTATGGAATTGCAAATTCTAGATTGGGACCATGAACTTGCTTCACGATTTAACGGAGAGTCTAAAAAGAAGAATTGGACTCCAACGAAAATTAAAACATTATACAAAAAGAAATATAACGATTTCCCTAGAATTATTATAGGAAAACCAGCTATGAATGCTAATGTCAAAAAGGTGTTTGAGCCCTTTGTTTCAGATGAAGTAGAGTTCTTACCCTTAGCTCATGATGAACTTGAATTATATGTATTAAATGTTACGAATATCCTTGATTGTGTCGATTGGGAACGTTCTGATGTACGAAGAAAAAGTGATGGATCTTGGGCTGGGTTTGATAAAGTAGTATTTGATTTCTCTAAAATTCCCCATGGTACTTATATGTTCAAAATAAAAGAGACCGCTACCGTAGAAGTATACGTTACGGACTTGTTTAAAAAAGTTGTCGATGAACATAAATTCAAGGGCTTAAACTTTTCCGTGGTATATGACTCTGAATTTACCCAAGAGAAGGAAGAAGAACAACAGCGATTATATGATGCTGCACTTGAAGAAATTGAACTCAACAAAGGACAAGAATATTGCTATGACGATGCCCGTGAGCTCGTAGATCAGGGAGAAGCAATGGCTAGCGGTCCGTGGAAGATGCAATTGAATCAGCATGGACAATTCTTGCAAGGTGAGTTGCTGAAAGATTTATCGTATCAATGGATGATTCCAGCTTATATTCCACCAGTGTTACTGTTAAAGTCATGGCATAAGGTTAAGAAATCAGAAATTTAA